The Actinotalea sp. JY-7876 sequence GGTGCCGCGCGTGCCGCTGCCCCGCCGTCCCACCCCGGACTGGCTGCGGCTCCCGGGCCGGCTGCGGAGCGCGGTGGCGGCGGCGGGCGAGGCAATCGACTCGACCGGCGCACAGGTCGTCGTCGGCTTCGGCGGCTACGTCTCGACCCCCGCCTACCTCGCCGCGCGCCGCCGGGGCGTCCCGGTCGTCATCCACGAGCAGAACGCGCGGCCCGGTCTGGCCAACCGCCTGGGTGCCCGGTGGGCCCGGTCCGTCGCCGTGACGTTCCCGGGGACGCCGCTGCCCGGCGCGGTGGTGACCGGCCTCCCGCTGCGGCGCCAGGTCGCCGACCTCGTGGTCGCGCGCACCGCGGACCCGGCCGGCTCGCGCGCCACCGCCGCGGCCGCGCTGGGGCTCGACCCGGACCGCCCCACGCTGGTCGTCACGGGCGGCTCCCTGGGCGCGCTCAGCCTCAACCGAGCGGCGGCGGGCGCCGCCGCCGACCTCCTCGCCGCGGGTGCCCAGGTGCTCCACCTGACCGGTCGCGGCAAGGCGGACGACGTGCGCGCGGCCCTGGGCGGGCTCGGGCCCGCGGACGCGGCGGCCTACCAGGTCCGGGAGTACCTCGCCGAGATGGAGCTCGCCCTCGCCGTCGCCGACCTGGTGCTGTGCCGTTCCGGCGCCGGCACGGTGGGCGAGCTCGCCGCGCTCGGGATCCCGGCCGTCTACGTGCCGCTCCCGGTGGGCAACGGCGAGCAGCGCCTCAACGCGGCCCCCGTCGTGGACGCGGGTGGCGGGCTGCTGGTCGCGGACGCCGACGCGTCCCCGGAGCTGGTCCGCCGCGCCGTGGTGCCGCTCCTCACCGACCCCGGGCGGCTCGCCGCGATGAGCCGTGCCGCGTCGGCCGTCGGCGTGGTGGACGCCGCGGCGCGCGTCGCCGACCTCGTCGAGGCGGCCCGGTGACGGGCGCGAGCGTCACCGTCGCGGACCTCGCGGCCCGCGGGCGCGTGCACCTGGTCGGCGTCGGCGGGGCCGGCATGTCCGCCGTCGCCGGGCTGCTCGCGGCGCGCGGGCTGGCGGTCTCGGGGTCCGACGCGCGCGAGGGACCGGTGACGGCCGCGCTGCGCGCGGCGGGCGTCCACGTGGACATCGGCCACGACGCCGCGCACGTCGACGGCGCGGGCACCGTGGTGGTCTCCACCGCGATCCGCCCCACGAACCCCGAGCTCGCAGCGGCGCGCGACCACGGCGTGCCGGTGCTGCACCGCTCCGAGGCGCTCGCGGCGCTCATGGCCGACCGCCGCGCGGTGGCGGTCGCGGGCGCGCACGGCAAGACCACGACGTCGGCCATGGTGGCCGTCGCCCTGGACCACGCCGGGCTCGCGCCGTCCTGGGCGATCGGCGGCACGGTCCTCGCGGCCGACGGCGCGTCGGACGCCCCCCGGGCGGCGGGCTCGGTCCCCGACGTCGGCGGCGGTCACGCCGGCACGGGCGACGTCATCGTGGTCGAGGCCGACGAGTCCGACGGCTCGTTCCTCGCGTACGCGCCGCAGATCGCCGTCGTGACCAACATCGAGCCGGACCACCTCGACCACTACGGCACCCGGGAGGCGTTCGAGGCTGCGTTCCGCCGGTTCGCCGCACGCGTGCTGCCGGGCGGGTGGCTCGTCGCCTGTGCGGACGACCCCGGCTCCGCAGCCCTCGCCGCGCACGCCCGGGACCAGGGCGTGGGCGTGCGCACCTACGGCACGGCGCCGGGGGCCGACGTGCGCGTGGGCCCGTGGACGCCGGAGCCCGCGCGCTCGGGCGGTTCCACCTGGGTGGACGACGGCTCGGGGCCCGTGGCGCTCCGGCTCCGGGTCCCGGGCGCGCACATGGGCCTGGACGCCGCGGCGGCGTGGACCGCGGCCCGGCTCCTCGGCGTCGACGCCGCGCGCGCGGCCGAAGGGCTCGCCCGCTTCGTCGGCACGGGCCGGCGCTTCGAGGACCGGGGGAGCGCGGCGGGCGTGCGGGTCGTGGACGACTACGCGCACCACCCGACCGAGGTCGCGGCGCTGCTGCGGGCCGCGCGGCCGGTCGCCGGTGACGGGCGCGTGCTCGTCGTGTTCCAGCCCCACCTGTACTCGCGCACGGCCGCATTCGCGTCCGAGTTCGCCCAGGCCCTCGACCTGGCCGACGTCGTCGTGGTGACCGACGTCTACGCGGCGCGTGAGGACCCCGACCCCACGATCACCGGGGGCACCGTGGTCGAGCGCATGACCGGCGACGCGACCTTCGTCCCGGACCGGCTCGAGGCCGCCCGGGTGCTCGCGGCGCGTGCGCGACCCGGCGACCTCGTCCTGACCGTCGGCGCCGGCGACGTCACCGAGCTCGGGCCGGTCGTCCTCGCGCACCTCGCCGGCCGCGACGACGCGTCGTGAGGCCGCCGACGACGCCGCGCCGCGTCGCCCCGCTCACGCCGCAGGCCGCGGGGCGTCCCGCCCCGCCCCGGCCGCCGCGCGCGGCGGCCCCGCCCGCCCAGGTGGAGGTGGACCCGCCCGCCCACGTGGAGGTGGACCCGCCCGCCCAGATCGAGGTGGACGTCGAGGCGACGCCGCCCACGCGCGACGCCGGGGCGTCCGTCGTGCCAGGCGCCTGGCGCCCGGTCCGGCCGGCCGTCGTGTCGGACGCCGCGGGCCGGCTGGCCGAGCGCGCGGCGGTGCGCCGCCACGTGGCACGCCGGCGCATCGCCCTGGTGGCCGGCTCCGTCGCGGTGCTGGCGGGCCTCGCGTGGCTCCTGCTCGTCTCGCCGGTCCTCGCGCTCGACCTCGGGCAGGTCCGGGTCGAGGGGCAGGGCACCGTCGTCGACGCGTCGGCGGTCGCCGCGGTCGTCGAGCCGCATGACGGGACGCCCCTGCCGCGCCTGGACACGGTGGCGCTGCGCCGGGAGATCCTGGACGTGCCCGGTGTGCGGGCGGCGGAGGTGACCCGGGAGTGGCCCCACGGGCTCCTCGTCACCGTCGTGTCGCGCGAGCCGGTGGTCGCCGTCCCGCAGGCCGAGGGCGGCGTCGCCCTGCTCGACGTCGAGGGGGTCCAGGTGGGCCGCTCCGACGCCGCGCCCGACGGGCTGCCGGTGGTCCAGGTCCCGCTGGACGACCCGGGTGCGCGCGCGCTCACGGCAGTGCTCACGGTGCTGCAGCAGCTGCCGCCCGAGCTGGCCGCCGAGATCGCCACGGTCGAGGCCGACAGCCAGGACACGGTGCGGTTCACCCTGCGCGACGGCGCGGCGGTCGCGTGGGGGAGCGCCGACCGCACGGCGCTCAAGGCCCGCGTGCTGCAGACCCTGCGCACGGCCGAGCCGAGCCGCTCGGCCAGCCACTTCGACGTCTCGGCGCCCGAGCTGCCCATCACGCGGTCCTGATCCGGCGACACGCGCGCCAGGTCGTTGCCCGGGGCCGCCGGGCGACCTAGCGTCGCAACCGACAGCATCTGACATAACTCTAACCTTCTACCTCAGAGTGAAGGTTTGACCCGTACGCAGGACGAGAGGCACCGACGTGGCAGCTCCGCAGAACTACCTGGCGGTCATCAAGGTGGTGGGCATCGGGGGCGGTGGCGTCAACGCCGTCAACCGGATGATCGAGGTCGGCCTCAAGGGCGTCGAGTTCATCGCGATCAACACGGACGCGCAGGCGCTCCTGATGTCCGACGCGGACGTCAAGCTCGACGTCGGCCGGGAGCTCACGCGCGGCCTCGGCGCCGGCGCGGACCCCGAGGTCGGCAAGAAGGCCGCCGAGGACCACGCGGAGGAGATCGAGGACGTCCTGCGCGGGGCGGACATGGTCTTCGTCACCGCGGGCGAGGGCGGCGGCACGGGCACGGGCGGTGCACCCGTCGTGGCGCGCATCGCGCGCTCGCTCGGCGCGCTGACCATCGGCGTCGTGACCCGCCCCTTCACGTTCGAGGGCCGGCGCCGCTCGGTGCAGGCCGAGACGGGCATCGACGCGCTGCGCGCCGAGGTCGACACGCTCATCGTGATCCCGAACGACCGTCTGCTGTCGATCTCCGACCGCTCGGTCTCCGTGCTCGACGCGTTCCACTCGGCCGACCAGGTGCTGCTGTCGGGCGTCCAGGGCATCACGGACCTCATCACGACGCCCGGCCTGATCAACCTCGACTTCGCCGACGTCAAGAGCGTCATGCAGGGGGCCGGCTCGGCGCTCATGGGCATCGGCTCGGCCCGAGGGGACGACCGCGCGGTGCAGGCCGCCGAGCTCGCGATCTCCTCGCCGCTGCTCGAGGCGAGCATCGACGGGGCGCACGGCGTGCTGCTCTCCATCCAGGGTGGCTCGGACCTCGGCCTGTTCGAGATCAACGAGGCCGCGCGCCTGGTGCAGGAGGCGGCGCACCCGGAGGCGAACATCATCTTCGGCGCCGTCATCGACGACGCCCTCGGCGACGAGGTCCGGGTGACGGTGATCGCGGCCGGCTTCGACAGCGGCAGCCCCACGGTGCGCCGCGACAGCCGCGCGCTCGGCCAGGTGAGCAGCGCGCCGCGCGCGCCGAGCCTGCCGGTGGCGGAGCCGCGCCCGGCGACGACGGACCTCCCGGCTGCCGCGGCCGAGCCGTGGCGGGCCTTCGGCAACGGGCCGTCGTCGGACGGACCGGAGCGCCCGGACCAGCGCGGGCAGCACGCGCAGCCGGTGTACCAGCCCGTCGGGCACAACGGCGCGCGGCTCAACGAGGCCGGGGACCGTGCGGGCGAGGCCGCGCCGTCGTTCCTCGCCGACGACCGCGACCCCGCGCCCGCGGTGGACGTGCCCCCGGTGCTCGACGAGCGGCCGGTCCGGCGCGGCGGCAACGACGACCTCGACCTGCCGGACTTCCTGAAGAACCCGTGACCGGTGGTGTGACGGCGGCCGCCGCGGACTGGCTCGAGGTCGAACTCGGCCGGGGTGTCCGCGGCGGCTTCACGGGCGCGGACGCCAACCTCAGCGGGGTCGTGGGCGACGGTGTCCTCGCCGCGGAGCACCGGCGGGCGCTCGCCGGACGTCTCGGGGCGCCGCTGGCGCTCGTCCGCCAGGTCCACGGCGCGGGCGTGCGCGACGCGGACCCCCGCCTGGGCGCGCTCGACCACGCCGAGCTGCCCGAGGGGGACGCGCTCGTCACGAACCGGTCCGACGTCGCCGTCGGCGTCCTCGTCGCGGACTGCGTCCCGGTCCTGCTGGCCGATCCGGGGCGGCGGGTGGTGGCCGCGGTGCACGCGGGCCGCCGCGGCCTGGTCGCGGGCGTCCTGGAGGCCGCCGTCGACCGCATGGTCGCGCTGGGCGCCCGGGTGGGCGACGTGCGCGCCGTCATCGGGCCGGCGGTGTGCGGCCGGTGCTACGAGGTGCCCGAGGACATGCGCGAGGACGTCGCGCGGGCGGTGCGCGGCACGGCGTCGACGACGTCCTGGGGGACGCCCGCGCTCGACCTGCCCGCCGGCGTCCGCGGCCGGCTGCTGGACGCCGGTGTGGGGCGGGTCGGGGACGTCGCCGCCTGCACGGTCGAGGACGCGCGCTGGTTCTCCCACCGTGCGTCGAGCGCGTCGGGCCACCCGACGTCGGCGCGTCCCGCGGGCCGGTTCGGGGCGGTCGTGCGGCTCCTGCCCGACCCGCCCGCCGACGCCGCGGCCCACCGGGCGGGCACGCCCTCGTGACCCGCGGCACCCGATGCGACACAACCGGCGCGGCCTGGCGTGTCGCCCGGCGGTGGCGCCGACCTGCGCGTTAGCGTGGTCAGGACCGGATCGACGCCCCTCGGGCGGCGGTCCACACGGGACCGTGACTCGGGATGGAGGCCGTTGTGGCCGGAGCGCTGCGCAAGACGATGCTGTACCTGGGCCTGGCCGAGGACGACGGCCGCCGGGACGCCGACGACTACGTCGACGAGTACGACCACGAGTACGCCCCGACGCACGAGTACGAGGCCGAGGTGACCCCGTTGCACCCGACGCGTCAGCACGAGACGTACGACCACGCGCCCGCGCCCGAGCTGCGCCGCATCACCACGGTGCACCCGCGCTCCTACAACGACGCGCGCGTCATCGGCGAGGCCTTCCGGTCGGGCACGCCGGTGATCATGAACCTCTCGGAGATGACGGACGCCGACGCGAAGCGGCTCGTCGACTTCTCCGCGGGGCTGATCTTCGGCCTTCACGGCGCGATCGAGCGCGTCACGAGCAAGGTGTTCCTGCTCTCCCCGGAGCACGTCGAGGTCACGGGCGAGGAGCAGGCCGGCAGCGGCGAGCAGCGCGCCGGCTTCTACAACCAGAGCTGAGACGTGCTCGGCATCGTCTGGGACGTCCTGTACCTGGTCGTTCTCGTCTACCTGATCCTGCTGTTCGCGCGCCTGGTGCTCGACTGGGTCCAGATCTTCGCGCGCGACTGGCGCCCCCGCGGCGCGATGCTCGTCGTGGCGGAGGTGGTCTACACGGCCACCGACCCGCCGCTGCGCGCGGTGCGGCGGGTCGTCCCGCCTCTGACCATCGGACAGATCCGTCTCGACCTGGCCTTCACGATCGTCGTGATCGTGTGCTGGATCCTGCTCCGCGTCCTCGCATCGTTGTAACACGCACGCCGCTGTACCCCGTCCGCCGCCGTGCGGGCGGTCTGTTGTCCGCTACGGTGATCCGCAGGCGGTCGGCGGACTGCCCCGGGCCCGACCAGCACGATCTACGAGGTGAACCCATGGCTCTGCTCACGGCAGATGACGTCCTGAACAAGAAGTTCCAGGCGACCAAGTTCCGGGAGGGCTACGACCAGGACGAGGTCGACGACTTCCTGGACGAGGTCGTGAACACCCTGCGCGCGGTCTCTGCCGAGAACGAGGAGCTCAAGGCGAAGCTCGCCGCGGCCGAGCGCCGCGTCGCCGAGCTGAGCCGGAACAACGGTGGCGGCACCTCGTCGCCGTTCGCGCAGCCGCAGGACCGTCCGGAGCCCGCGCCCGCACCGGCGCCGGCGCCCGCCCCCGAGCCGGAGCCCGAGCCGGAGCCGGCCCCCGCGCCGGTCGTGGCGGCGCCCGTCGCCCAGGAGCGCGTCACCGCCCAGGCCCCGACCGCGTCGCAGCGGCTCTCCGAGCCCGAGTCCGCGACCGGCATGCTGCAGCTCGCGCAGAAGCTGCACGACGACTACGTGCGCTCCGGCCAGGAGGAGGGCGACCGGATCGTCGCCGACGCCAAGTCGCAGGCCACGCGCATCGTGCGGGAGGCCGAGGAGACGTCGGCGCGCACGCTGTCGCAGCTCGAGCAGGAGCGCAGCCTCCTCGAGCGCAAGATCGACGAGCTCCGGGTGTTCGAGCGGGACTACCGCACGCGCCTCAAGAGCTACCTCGAGAACCTGCTGGGCGACCTCGACGCGCGAGGCACGTCCGTCGCGCCGCGCGGCGGGAACGAGCAGGGTCTGCAGTTCAACGGCTGACCGCGAAGGGTCGCCCGCGGGTCCGGTCGGGCCCGCACCCGTATGACCGACGTCACGACGCACCACACCGGCTCGTCTGGTGTGGTGCGTTGTGCGTCACCCGTGGGAGGTCTACTCTCGCGTGACCTTCTGCAAGGGAGTGCCATGGCCATCGACGACACGGTCGGCCCCACCGTCGGGAACCCGCCGCCGCACGACATGCCGAACCTGGCGAGCCTGGTTTCGACCTTCCCGGTGCGGGACGGCGAGGAGCCCTGGACGCTGGCGGAGGTCGAGCAGATCGCGCAGGAGCTGACGATCGAGATGGCGCGGCTGCGGGTCGAGCTCACGACCGCCGATGCCGAGCTCTCGTCCCTGCTGCGCAACTCCGGCGACGGGGCGGGGGACGACCAGGCCGACTCCGGCTCGAGCGCGCTCGAGCGCGAGCAGGAGCTCACGCTCGTCCTGAACACGCGCGACCTGCTCGAGCAGAACGCCCACGCGCTCGCGCGGGTGGGCGAGCCTGGCTTCGGGACCTGCGAGTCCTGCGGTCAGGCGGTCGGCAAGGCGCGGCTCCAGGCCTTCCCGCGCGCGACGCTCTGCGTGACCTGCAAGGCCCGCCAGGAGCGTCGCTGAATCGTGGCGTCCCGCCCGGCGC is a genomic window containing:
- the murG gene encoding undecaprenyldiphospho-muramoylpentapeptide beta-N-acetylglucosaminyltransferase, with amino-acid sequence MTERLASVLLAGGGTAGHVNPLLAVADELRSRDAGTRLTVLGTATGLEADLVPARGYPLVEVPRVPLPRRPTPDWLRLPGRLRSAVAAAGEAIDSTGAQVVVGFGGYVSTPAYLAARRRGVPVVIHEQNARPGLANRLGARWARSVAVTFPGTPLPGAVVTGLPLRRQVADLVVARTADPAGSRATAAAALGLDPDRPTLVVTGGSLGALSLNRAAAGAAADLLAAGAQVLHLTGRGKADDVRAALGGLGPADAAAYQVREYLAEMELALAVADLVLCRSGAGTVGELAALGIPAVYVPLPVGNGEQRLNAAPVVDAGGGLLVADADASPELVRRAVVPLLTDPGRLAAMSRAASAVGVVDAAARVADLVEAAR
- the murC gene encoding UDP-N-acetylmuramate--L-alanine ligase, which encodes MSAVAGLLAARGLAVSGSDAREGPVTAALRAAGVHVDIGHDAAHVDGAGTVVVSTAIRPTNPELAAARDHGVPVLHRSEALAALMADRRAVAVAGAHGKTTTSAMVAVALDHAGLAPSWAIGGTVLAADGASDAPRAAGSVPDVGGGHAGTGDVIVVEADESDGSFLAYAPQIAVVTNIEPDHLDHYGTREAFEAAFRRFAARVLPGGWLVACADDPGSAALAAHARDQGVGVRTYGTAPGADVRVGPWTPEPARSGGSTWVDDGSGPVALRLRVPGAHMGLDAAAAWTAARLLGVDAARAAEGLARFVGTGRRFEDRGSAAGVRVVDDYAHHPTEVAALLRAARPVAGDGRVLVVFQPHLYSRTAAFASEFAQALDLADVVVVTDVYAAREDPDPTITGGTVVERMTGDATFVPDRLEAARVLAARARPGDLVLTVGAGDVTELGPVVLAHLAGRDDAS
- a CDS encoding cell division protein FtsQ/DivIB, giving the protein MRPPTTPRRVAPLTPQAAGRPAPPRPPRAAAPPAQVEVDPPAHVEVDPPAQIEVDVEATPPTRDAGASVVPGAWRPVRPAVVSDAAGRLAERAAVRRHVARRRIALVAGSVAVLAGLAWLLLVSPVLALDLGQVRVEGQGTVVDASAVAAVVEPHDGTPLPRLDTVALRREILDVPGVRAAEVTREWPHGLLVTVVSREPVVAVPQAEGGVALLDVEGVQVGRSDAAPDGLPVVQVPLDDPGARALTAVLTVLQQLPPELAAEIATVEADSQDTVRFTLRDGAAVAWGSADRTALKARVLQTLRTAEPSRSASHFDVSAPELPITRS
- the ftsZ gene encoding cell division protein FtsZ; the encoded protein is MAAPQNYLAVIKVVGIGGGGVNAVNRMIEVGLKGVEFIAINTDAQALLMSDADVKLDVGRELTRGLGAGADPEVGKKAAEDHAEEIEDVLRGADMVFVTAGEGGGTGTGGAPVVARIARSLGALTIGVVTRPFTFEGRRRSVQAETGIDALRAEVDTLIVIPNDRLLSISDRSVSVLDAFHSADQVLLSGVQGITDLITTPGLINLDFADVKSVMQGAGSALMGIGSARGDDRAVQAAELAISSPLLEASIDGAHGVLLSIQGGSDLGLFEINEAARLVQEAAHPEANIIFGAVIDDALGDEVRVTVIAAGFDSGSPTVRRDSRALGQVSSAPRAPSLPVAEPRPATTDLPAAAAEPWRAFGNGPSSDGPERPDQRGQHAQPVYQPVGHNGARLNEAGDRAGEAAPSFLADDRDPAPAVDVPPVLDERPVRRGGNDDLDLPDFLKNP
- the pgeF gene encoding peptidoglycan editing factor PgeF, with amino-acid sequence MTGGVTAAAADWLEVELGRGVRGGFTGADANLSGVVGDGVLAAEHRRALAGRLGAPLALVRQVHGAGVRDADPRLGALDHAELPEGDALVTNRSDVAVGVLVADCVPVLLADPGRRVVAAVHAGRRGLVAGVLEAAVDRMVALGARVGDVRAVIGPAVCGRCYEVPEDMREDVARAVRGTASTTSWGTPALDLPAGVRGRLLDAGVGRVGDVAACTVEDARWFSHRASSASGHPTSARPAGRFGAVVRLLPDPPADAAAHRAGTPS
- a CDS encoding cell division protein SepF, with product MAGALRKTMLYLGLAEDDGRRDADDYVDEYDHEYAPTHEYEAEVTPLHPTRQHETYDHAPAPELRRITTVHPRSYNDARVIGEAFRSGTPVIMNLSEMTDADAKRLVDFSAGLIFGLHGAIERVTSKVFLLSPEHVEVTGEEQAGSGEQRAGFYNQS
- a CDS encoding YggT family protein — protein: MLGIVWDVLYLVVLVYLILLFARLVLDWVQIFARDWRPRGAMLVVAEVVYTATDPPLRAVRRVVPPLTIGQIRLDLAFTIVVIVCWILLRVLASL
- a CDS encoding DivIVA domain-containing protein → MALLTADDVLNKKFQATKFREGYDQDEVDDFLDEVVNTLRAVSAENEELKAKLAAAERRVAELSRNNGGGTSSPFAQPQDRPEPAPAPAPAPAPEPEPEPEPAPAPVVAAPVAQERVTAQAPTASQRLSEPESATGMLQLAQKLHDDYVRSGQEEGDRIVADAKSQATRIVREAEETSARTLSQLEQERSLLERKIDELRVFERDYRTRLKSYLENLLGDLDARGTSVAPRGGNEQGLQFNG
- a CDS encoding TraR/DksA family transcriptional regulator, coding for MAIDDTVGPTVGNPPPHDMPNLASLVSTFPVRDGEEPWTLAEVEQIAQELTIEMARLRVELTTADAELSSLLRNSGDGAGDDQADSGSSALEREQELTLVLNTRDLLEQNAHALARVGEPGFGTCESCGQAVGKARLQAFPRATLCVTCKARQERR